The following proteins are encoded in a genomic region of Rhinoraja longicauda isolate Sanriku21f chromosome 28, sRhiLon1.1, whole genome shotgun sequence:
- the LOC144607065 gene encoding proteinase-activated receptor 4-like isoform X2, whose protein sequence is MALPALIQKIFLFATLLSSAELHEVAKDGPNVRSFHFYNHGNSSFLNASARDHLTSPITTVVIPVISSIILIIGLPANGLGLWVLATKVQRMPSTIFLMNLATADLLLILALPFKIHYHFQGHNWVFGEALCRTMTAFFYGNMYCSILLLTFISIDRYFALVHPFYSKGFRDNRFATATCLTIWFLVGLSTIPFLLQQQVYSFKYLNVTTCHDVLPEKVASSYSCYYFMCLIAFGFLIPCLTTIFCDLSVIRALLISTGPFGHAVRNTTLVMIVFMVCFAPSNIILLIHHSDLGSTAHLYHYYTICLMLCTLNNCIDPFIYYYVSDEFRSKVRSLLSCARTKDESSRKSAQLLVQSGSSSTPDSKVSSY, encoded by the coding sequence ATGGTCCGAATGTACGGAGTTTCCACTTCTACAATCATGGTAACAGCAGTTTTCTGAATGCTTCCGCCAGGGATCATCTCACCAGTCCCATCACCACGGTGGTAATCCCGGTCATTTCAAGCATCATCCTGATCATTGGCCTCCCGGCGAATGGTCTTGGCCTTTGGGTTCTGGCCACCAAGGTCCAGCGGATGCCCTCCACCATCTTCCTGATGAACCTGGCCACGGCCGACCTTCTCCTGATCCTGGCGCTGCCCTTTAAAATCCACTACCACTTCCAGGGCCACAACTGGGTGTTCGGCGAAGCTCTGTGTCGGACGATGACCGCCTTCTTCTACGGGAACATGTACTGCTCCATCCTCCTCCTCACCTTCATCAGCATCGACCGCTACTTTGCCCTGGTCCATCCGTTCTACTCCAAGGGCTTCAGAGACAACAGGTTTGCCACGGCCACCTGCTTGACGATTTGGTTTCTTGTTGGACTCTCCACCATACCGTTTCTTCTGCAGCAGCAGGTGTACTCATTCAAGTACCTGAATGTCACGACCTGCCACGATGTCTTGCCGGAAAAGGTGGCCTCCAGTTACTCCTGCTACTACTTTATGTGTCTGATCGCTTTTGGCTTTCTCATCCCCTGTCTCACCACGATATTCTGTGACCTGTCGGTAATCAGAGCGCTGCTCATTAGCACGGGGCCGTTCGGCCACGCTGTGCGCAACACGACACTGGTGATGATCGTGTTTATGGTGTGTTTTGCCCCCAGCAATATAATCCTGCTCATTCACCATTCTGACCTTGGCTCCACTGCCCACCTCTATCACTATTACACGATCTGCCTGATGCTGTGCACTCTCAACAACTGCATCGACCCCTTCATCTACTACTACGTCTCGGACGAGTTCCGGAGCAAAGTGAGAAGTCTGCTTTCCTGCGCGAGAACGAAAGATGAGAGTTCAAGAAAATCTGCACAGCTCCTGGTCCAATCAGGCTCCTCCTCGACTCCAGACAGCAAGGTGTCGAGCTATTGA
- the LOC144607065 gene encoding proteinase-activated receptor 4-like isoform X1, with product MALPALIQKIFLFATLLSSAELHEVAKADGPNVRSFHFYNHGNSSFLNASARDHLTSPITTVVIPVISSIILIIGLPANGLGLWVLATKVQRMPSTIFLMNLATADLLLILALPFKIHYHFQGHNWVFGEALCRTMTAFFYGNMYCSILLLTFISIDRYFALVHPFYSKGFRDNRFATATCLTIWFLVGLSTIPFLLQQQVYSFKYLNVTTCHDVLPEKVASSYSCYYFMCLIAFGFLIPCLTTIFCDLSVIRALLISTGPFGHAVRNTTLVMIVFMVCFAPSNIILLIHHSDLGSTAHLYHYYTICLMLCTLNNCIDPFIYYYVSDEFRSKVRSLLSCARTKDESSRKSAQLLVQSGSSSTPDSKVSSY from the coding sequence CAGATGGTCCGAATGTACGGAGTTTCCACTTCTACAATCATGGTAACAGCAGTTTTCTGAATGCTTCCGCCAGGGATCATCTCACCAGTCCCATCACCACGGTGGTAATCCCGGTCATTTCAAGCATCATCCTGATCATTGGCCTCCCGGCGAATGGTCTTGGCCTTTGGGTTCTGGCCACCAAGGTCCAGCGGATGCCCTCCACCATCTTCCTGATGAACCTGGCCACGGCCGACCTTCTCCTGATCCTGGCGCTGCCCTTTAAAATCCACTACCACTTCCAGGGCCACAACTGGGTGTTCGGCGAAGCTCTGTGTCGGACGATGACCGCCTTCTTCTACGGGAACATGTACTGCTCCATCCTCCTCCTCACCTTCATCAGCATCGACCGCTACTTTGCCCTGGTCCATCCGTTCTACTCCAAGGGCTTCAGAGACAACAGGTTTGCCACGGCCACCTGCTTGACGATTTGGTTTCTTGTTGGACTCTCCACCATACCGTTTCTTCTGCAGCAGCAGGTGTACTCATTCAAGTACCTGAATGTCACGACCTGCCACGATGTCTTGCCGGAAAAGGTGGCCTCCAGTTACTCCTGCTACTACTTTATGTGTCTGATCGCTTTTGGCTTTCTCATCCCCTGTCTCACCACGATATTCTGTGACCTGTCGGTAATCAGAGCGCTGCTCATTAGCACGGGGCCGTTCGGCCACGCTGTGCGCAACACGACACTGGTGATGATCGTGTTTATGGTGTGTTTTGCCCCCAGCAATATAATCCTGCTCATTCACCATTCTGACCTTGGCTCCACTGCCCACCTCTATCACTATTACACGATCTGCCTGATGCTGTGCACTCTCAACAACTGCATCGACCCCTTCATCTACTACTACGTCTCGGACGAGTTCCGGAGCAAAGTGAGAAGTCTGCTTTCCTGCGCGAGAACGAAAGATGAGAGTTCAAGAAAATCTGCACAGCTCCTGGTCCAATCAGGCTCCTCCTCGACTCCAGACAGCAAGGTGTCGAGCTATTGA